A window from Roseburia sp. 499 encodes these proteins:
- a CDS encoding Mbeg1-like protein, which produces MEELSNEELLFLSNLMHIKEAGEYEEDKFVFNDIWIGNNKGKTIGVLIGNIDTDKLATDYADKTFDGEISGAEWAAMLEKIQNDKNICDLKLVDLERDDRNALSVCLEDKDGNQYVVFRGTAAGEWVDNFQGGYLADTEQQLRALAFVERQSGENITVVGHSKGGNKAKYVAIRSDKVDRCVSFDGQGFSAAFYEKYGPLIDANKHKITCYALDYDFVNILLSDIYNDKTYVDGHGVEGFNFAQNHSPNSLFNEEFGFDECEQSDAMASFHNFFNYIINTGDPEEVAALMDYLGNIVNMLMGKRPPKYDKGYSDEEKRAYILDPENAEELGMFIAYLAKYERSGNHMTDIVVDVLQGLDFGWFGEILCWLIGRWMKNSEEDDEHPILDFVEDNGASLSWILSKFDILTEEEAETIMTALRVAEAKEKEIPEPSSKYYKEQEVSFIIRDFSTDMRTTLMEQVKEVEDEAFWDFTKWDVWYRVEDLFGNLDIAHYKNSIQEYHRKVIDINDTTTAQMQNIFDAVDNLDDKYGAIFEKKAEEFASITQEVRKIMA; this is translated from the coding sequence ATGGAGGAATTATCAAATGAAGAATTATTATTTCTAAGTAATCTAATGCATATAAAAGAGGCTGGAGAATATGAAGAAGATAAATTTGTGTTTAATGATATATGGATAGGTAATAATAAAGGAAAGACAATAGGTGTTTTAATAGGAAATATTGACACTGACAAACTTGCTACTGATTATGCAGACAAAACTTTCGATGGTGAAATTTCCGGTGCCGAATGGGCAGCAATGTTAGAAAAAATTCAAAATGATAAAAATATCTGTGATTTAAAGTTAGTAGACTTAGAACGTGATGATAGAAATGCATTATCCGTATGCTTAGAAGACAAAGATGGAAATCAGTATGTGGTATTTCGCGGTACAGCAGCCGGAGAATGGGTCGATAATTTTCAAGGTGGTTATCTGGCAGACACAGAACAGCAGTTAAGAGCATTGGCATTTGTAGAACGTCAGAGTGGGGAAAATATAACGGTGGTTGGACATTCTAAGGGTGGAAACAAGGCAAAATATGTAGCGATACGTTCCGACAAAGTAGATCGATGCGTTTCCTTTGATGGACAAGGATTTTCCGCAGCGTTTTATGAAAAATATGGTCCACTGATAGATGCGAACAAGCACAAGATAACCTGTTACGCATTGGATTACGATTTTGTAAATATTCTTTTGTCGGATATATATAATGATAAGACTTATGTGGATGGACATGGCGTAGAGGGATTCAACTTTGCGCAGAACCATAGCCCTAATTCATTGTTCAATGAAGAGTTTGGATTTGATGAATGTGAGCAGTCAGATGCAATGGCAAGTTTCCATAATTTCTTTAATTATATCATAAATACAGGAGATCCGGAAGAAGTAGCAGCACTGATGGATTATCTGGGAAACATTGTGAATATGTTGATGGGAAAGAGACCTCCGAAATATGACAAAGGATATTCCGATGAGGAGAAAAGAGCATACATTTTGGATCCGGAGAATGCAGAAGAACTTGGCATGTTTATTGCTTATCTGGCAAAATATGAAAGAAGTGGAAATCATATGACAGATATAGTTGTTGATGTATTGCAGGGACTGGATTTTGGATGGTTTGGAGAGATATTATGTTGGTTGATAGGAAGGTGGATGAAAAACAGCGAGGAAGATGATGAACATCCTATTTTGGACTTTGTTGAGGACAATGGAGCAAGTCTGAGTTGGATTTTGTCAAAATTCGATATTTTGACGGAAGAAGAAGCAGAAACAATTATGACAGCACTTAGAGTGGCAGAAGCGAAAGAAAAGGAAATACCGGAACCGAGCAGTAAGTACTACAAAGAACAGGAAGTATCCTTTATCATACGTGATTTCAGCACAGATATGCGTACGACTTTGATGGAGCAGGTAAAAGAGGTAGAGGATGAGGCATTCTGGGATTTCACAAAATGGGACGTCTGGTACAGGGTAGAAGATTTGTTTGGAAATCTTGACATAGCGCATTATAAGAATAGTATTCAGGAATACCATAGAAAGGTCATAGACATTAATGATACTACAACGGCGCAGATGCAGAACATTTTTGATGCAGTTGATAATTTGGACGATAAGTATGGTGCAATATTTGAGAAAAAGGCAGAAGAATTTGCATCCATTACTCAGGAAGTAAGAAAGATTATGGCATAA
- a CDS encoding Mbeg1-like protein, whose protein sequence is MELSESELCMLEQLCYLNRDVAAAAGIEEKFGGIRLIESEGQAIEDILEVFDETALANLEALGDEEVGGACASGKEWADIIRYIKSSNLKDLVLTDTMENSNGTTLALCFAETADSSEAIVAFKGTTGKQEWIDNVEGLNIEETKLQKEALDFIESLKYTNITVTGHSKGGNKAMYVAITSDKVTRCVAFDGQGFSQEFINKYWAEIQAKGKNISNYSLATDYVHALLFPVPNSNQFYCIGYGVDNMKQHHSPNSFFMQDNGGNLWIDESGNIIIRITKEEESITMLHEFTTFIMNNADGKDEEKIIEYVSGLVAMAFGGSEISKQEIIDYALSDPDSLALVLAYLVKYMDVYDLDADDIDKLLETLGLNSLNQLITITQFEFLGDKYNLNVNLANILNLIKQNLTDGDDDWIIKRILPLLKSWFFDDVDIDVSDLWERINSKVKAIDTSGGKDNAKVRTGKIYDFSQNVYDTLMSTISKIENISISPVESWSSYASEEWYSQIFVPIAISGIRAYFDKLSETNLECKRRIDTIFENVLQTDSDYAKKITENNNNLETINNNLLEGILAS, encoded by the coding sequence ATGGAATTAAGTGAAAGTGAATTGTGTATGTTGGAGCAACTATGTTATTTGAACAGAGATGTTGCCGCTGCAGCTGGAATAGAAGAAAAATTTGGCGGTATAAGGTTAATTGAGTCAGAGGGACAAGCTATAGAAGATATACTTGAAGTGTTTGATGAAACTGCTCTAGCGAACCTCGAGGCACTAGGTGATGAAGAAGTTGGAGGTGCATGTGCAAGTGGCAAAGAATGGGCAGATATAATCAGATATATAAAATCGAGTAATTTAAAGGATTTAGTTTTGACAGACACTATGGAAAATTCAAATGGAACGACTTTGGCATTATGTTTTGCAGAGACAGCAGATTCATCAGAGGCAATAGTGGCATTTAAAGGGACAACTGGCAAGCAGGAGTGGATTGATAATGTGGAAGGATTGAATATAGAGGAGACAAAACTCCAAAAAGAAGCATTGGATTTTATAGAGAGCCTTAAATATACGAATATAACAGTAACAGGACATTCAAAAGGTGGAAATAAGGCTATGTATGTTGCAATTACATCAGATAAGGTGACACGATGTGTTGCATTTGATGGACAAGGATTCTCACAGGAATTCATTAATAAGTATTGGGCTGAGATTCAGGCGAAAGGAAAAAATATTTCAAATTATTCATTGGCAACAGATTATGTACATGCATTATTGTTTCCGGTTCCTAATTCCAATCAGTTTTATTGTATTGGGTATGGAGTCGATAATATGAAGCAGCATCATAGTCCAAATTCTTTTTTTATGCAAGATAATGGTGGAAATTTGTGGATAGATGAAAGTGGAAACATCATTATTAGAATAACAAAAGAAGAAGAGTCGATTACGATGTTGCATGAGTTTACCACCTTTATAATGAATAACGCAGATGGGAAAGATGAAGAAAAGATCATTGAATATGTTTCTGGATTAGTGGCAATGGCATTTGGTGGTAGTGAAATCTCGAAACAAGAAATAATTGATTATGCTTTATCAGACCCAGATTCATTAGCACTTGTTTTGGCATATTTGGTCAAATATATGGATGTGTATGATTTAGATGCTGATGATATCGACAAGTTATTAGAGACACTGGGATTAAATTCTTTGAATCAGTTGATTACAATAACGCAGTTTGAGTTTTTGGGAGATAAGTATAACCTTAATGTAAATTTGGCCAATATACTAAATCTTATAAAACAGAATCTAACAGATGGAGATGATGATTGGATTATAAAAAGAATTTTGCCATTACTAAAAAGTTGGTTCTTTGATGATGTTGATATAGATGTGAGTGATTTATGGGAAAGAATCAATAGTAAAGTTAAAGCCATAGATACATCTGGAGGAAAAGATAACGCGAAAGTAAGGACAGGTAAAATTTATGATTTTTCGCAAAATGTATATGATACTTTAATGAGTACTATTTCAAAAATAGAGAATATATCTATTTCTCCTGTTGAATCATGGTCAAGTTATGCAAGCGAAGAGTGGTATTCCCAGATTTTTGTTCCAATAGCAATAAGTGGAATAAGAGCATATTTTGATAAATTGTCAGAAACAAACTTAGAGTGTAAAAGACGTATAGATACAATATTTGAAAATGTGCTACAAACAGATTCAGATTATGCAAAAAAAATCACGGAAAACAATAATAACTTGGAAACAATAAACAACAATTTGTTAGAAGGGATATTGGCGTCATAA
- a CDS encoding IS110 family transposase, whose translation MKIFVGIDIAKLNHFAAAISSDGEIILEPFKFTNDADGFQLLISKLESFDKNSIIIGLESTAHYGDNLVRYLVTELYQVCVLNPIKTCQMRKNNIRKTKTDKVDTYVIAKTLMMQDNLRFFSFYDLDMMDLKALGRFRQKTIKQRTRLKIQLTTYVDQVFPEIQYFFKSGLHQHAVYALLKEAPSPKEIASMHMTHLANLLKVNSHGHFTKEQAKELRVLAQKSVGANDSAISIQITQTIQQIELLDSQLEKIEAEMTEIMKFNDSVLMTIPGIGYINGGMILGEIGDIHRFSNPNKLLAFAGLDPSVYQSGNFQAKTTRMSKRGSRVLRYALVNAAWNVVRNNATFKAYYDAKRSEGRSHYNALGHCAGKLVRVIWKMLTDNVEFNLE comes from the coding sequence ATGAAAATTTTTGTAGGCATTGATATTGCCAAACTCAACCATTTCGCCGCTGCGATTTCTTCCGACGGTGAAATAATTCTTGAGCCGTTCAAATTCACAAACGACGCTGATGGCTTCCAACTGCTGATCTCTAAGCTCGAATCATTCGACAAGAACAGCATCATCATCGGTCTTGAGTCAACGGCACACTACGGTGACAACCTTGTTCGATACCTTGTTACTGAGCTTTACCAAGTGTGTGTGTTGAACCCCATCAAAACTTGTCAGATGCGAAAGAATAACATTCGCAAAACTAAGACAGATAAGGTCGACACATATGTGATTGCTAAAACTCTTATGATGCAGGATAACCTAAGATTCTTCAGTTTCTATGACCTCGATATGATGGATCTTAAGGCCTTGGGACGCTTTAGACAGAAAACTATAAAACAGCGAACCCGCTTGAAAATCCAACTGACAACCTATGTTGATCAAGTATTTCCGGAAATTCAGTATTTCTTCAAATCTGGTCTGCATCAACACGCTGTCTATGCTCTTTTAAAAGAAGCACCTTCTCCAAAAGAGATTGCTTCCATGCATATGACTCATCTGGCAAATCTACTCAAAGTGAACTCACACGGACACTTTACAAAGGAGCAGGCCAAAGAATTAAGAGTTCTAGCACAGAAGTCTGTCGGTGCTAACGACAGCGCTATATCTATTCAGATAACTCAAACCATTCAACAAATCGAGTTACTGGATAGTCAATTAGAAAAGATTGAAGCTGAGATGACAGAAATCATGAAATTCAATGATTCTGTGCTCATGACCATTCCTGGTATCGGATATATCAATGGTGGAATGATCCTTGGTGAAATTGGTGATATTCACCGTTTCTCCAATCCTAATAAACTGCTAGCATTTGCTGGTTTGGATCCTTCTGTTTATCAGTCTGGAAACTTTCAGGCTAAAACCACTCGTATGTCCAAACGTGGCTCTCGTGTATTACGATATGCCCTTGTAAATGCAGCATGGAACGTTGTTAGAAACAACGCAACCTTCAAGGCTTATTATGATGCCAAGAGGTCTGAAGGCCGGTCTCACTACAATGCACTTGGGCATTGTGCCGGCAAGCTAGTCAGAGTCATCTGGAAGATGCTCACTGACAATGTAGAATTTAACCTCGAGTAA